A stretch of the Pelmatolapia mariae isolate MD_Pm_ZW linkage group LG23, Pm_UMD_F_2, whole genome shotgun sequence genome encodes the following:
- the LOC134621015 gene encoding cyclin-dependent kinase 4 inhibitor C-like: MVLISFNVVKLGDSRVIETLLQAGANPNVPDPSCGLTVTHDAAREGFVDSVRALLKYGADVNIADERGNLPLHLAASNGHLEVVRLLIGNTENRGVRNNDGLTAEQLARGNGHTDTATFIQNHQ; encoded by the exons gtagTGAAGTTGGGGGACTCCCGGGTCATTGAGACTCTGCTGCAAGCGGGGGCAAATCCAAATGTGCCAGATCCCTCCTGCGGTCTCACCGTGACCCACGATGCCGCTCGTGAAGGATTCGTGGATTCTGTGCGCGCGCTGCTAAAATATGGGGCCGATGTTAACATCGCAGATGAAAGAG GTAACCTTCCGCTGCACCTGGCCGCCAGTAACGGTCACCTGGAGGTTGTCAGGCTGCTCATTGGAAACACCGAGAATCGCGGCGTACGCAACAATGACGGACTCACCGCCGAGCAGCTCGCGCGCGGCAATGGCCACACGGACACAGCCACGTTCATCCAAAACCATCA